A genomic region of Thermodesulfobium narugense DSM 14796 contains the following coding sequences:
- a CDS encoding sulfide-dependent adenosine diphosphate thiazole synthase has translation MTKHFLNPVTDVKVSKLILKHYFENLTDALISDVIIVGGGPSGLTAARELGNSGYKVVIMERKLSPGGGTWGGSMSFNKVVIQKDLKDYLNELELPFIEDEDALVVDSCLFASQLISKALKTQNVKLFNLMTVVDLEYTNNAITGVVVNNTGIEIAGLHVDPMVFQTKAVLDSTGHDAIAANIYSRRVQLPLRKEHFMNAVQGEEDTVNNTKMLANGLFVSGMAANNVDGGSRMGPIFGGMIKSGLKAAKLIMEYIKTV, from the coding sequence ATGACAAAACATTTTCTTAATCCTGTTACTGACGTAAAGGTAAGTAAATTAATTCTAAAACATTACTTCGAGAACCTTACTGATGCGCTTATTTCTGACGTTATAATAGTAGGAGGAGGTCCATCTGGCCTAACTGCTGCAAGAGAACTTGGGAATTCAGGATATAAAGTAGTAATTATGGAAAGAAAGCTCTCTCCTGGTGGAGGCACCTGGGGTGGCTCTATGTCTTTTAATAAAGTTGTTATACAAAAAGACCTAAAAGACTATTTAAATGAGTTAGAACTTCCCTTTATAGAAGATGAAGATGCGCTAGTAGTAGATTCTTGCCTTTTTGCAAGCCAACTAATTTCTAAAGCGCTTAAAACTCAAAACGTTAAGCTTTTCAATCTTATGACCGTTGTAGATTTAGAATATACAAACAACGCAATTACAGGCGTAGTAGTAAACAATACAGGTATAGAAATAGCAGGACTCCACGTGGATCCAATGGTTTTTCAGACAAAAGCCGTTCTTGACTCCACTGGTCACGATGCTATAGCCGCAAACATCTATTCAAGAAGAGTTCAGCTACCTCTTAGGAAGGAACACTTTATGAACGCAGTTCAGGGAGAAGAAGATACCGTAAACAATACAAAAATGTTAGCAAATGGCTTATTTGTATCTGGAATGGCAGCCAATAATGTTGATGGCGGAAGCAGAATGGGACCAATATTCGGAGGAATGATAAAATCAGGATTAAAAGCAGCAAAACTAATAATGGAGTATATTAAAACTGTTTAA
- a CDS encoding methyltransferase family protein, which produces MITGAVFSILGLLLRAWAAATINKVKVLSTEGPYSIVRNPLYLGSFLAGCGVMISSGSFFLLVAFAVGFLFIHFHKMKEEEEELYREHKEKFLEYKEKVPAFFPNFLSFKMAPVSFERYMANNEYRAPITVIIIYIFLILKYIFFN; this is translated from the coding sequence TTGATTACTGGTGCTGTTTTTTCAATCTTAGGTTTGTTATTAAGAGCCTGGGCTGCTGCGACTATAAATAAAGTGAAGGTTCTTTCTACTGAAGGACCCTATTCTATAGTAAGAAATCCGCTTTATTTGGGAAGTTTTCTGGCTGGTTGTGGAGTTATGATATCAAGTGGGAGTTTTTTCTTGCTTGTTGCTTTTGCTGTAGGATTTTTGTTTATACACTTTCACAAAATGAAAGAAGAGGAAGAAGAACTTTACAGAGAACATAAAGAAAAATTTCTTGAATATAAGGAAAAAGTTCCTGCTTTTTTCCCAAACTTTTTAAGCTTTAAAATGGCTCCTGTCTCTTTTGAAAGATATATGGCAAATAACGAATATAGAGCTCCTATAACAGTGATAATTATATATATTTTTTTGATTCTAAAATATATATTTTTTAATTAA
- the rfbB gene encoding dTDP-glucose 4,6-dehydratase — protein sequence MNILITGGAGFIGSEFVRQSVEKGYKVSVIDKLTYAGSMDRINSVIEEIRFYKDDIKNEDSIKKIIKTDKIEAVINFAAETHVDRSILEPNEFINTNICGTTSILNSLANSDVLLVHVSTDEVYGELGKDGKFSEDSPLRPNSPYSASKASADLLINAYARTYSLRTRIVRPSNNYGMWQFPEKLIPVVIYKALNNQRVPVYADGSNIREWTYVKDCCSAIFKVLNDGKDSNVYNIGSGEEMTNLNLVKKILSILGKSDDLIEFVKDRPGHDFRYSLNTEKISKELGWKPSFSLDQGLKETVQWYVENYAWLEKEVANLKEYWNKVYRSKS from the coding sequence ATGAATATATTAATTACTGGTGGTGCAGGTTTTATAGGTAGCGAGTTTGTGAGGCAGTCTGTTGAAAAAGGTTATAAAGTTAGCGTGATTGACAAGCTTACTTATGCAGGTTCTATGGATCGCATTAATTCAGTTATTGAAGAAATAAGATTTTACAAAGACGACATTAAGAACGAAGATTCTATAAAGAAGATTATAAAGACAGATAAGATTGAAGCTGTTATAAACTTTGCAGCTGAAACTCACGTGGACAGGTCTATTCTTGAACCAAACGAGTTTATTAATACAAATATCTGTGGTACTACCAGTATATTAAATTCGCTAGCAAATTCTGATGTTTTATTAGTACATGTGTCTACTGATGAAGTTTATGGAGAGCTTGGAAAGGATGGGAAATTTTCTGAAGATTCACCTCTTAGACCGAACTCACCTTATTCTGCTAGCAAGGCAAGTGCAGATTTGTTAATAAATGCCTATGCTAGGACCTATTCTTTAAGGACTCGAATAGTTAGACCATCAAACAACTACGGAATGTGGCAATTTCCTGAAAAATTAATTCCGGTAGTAATATATAAAGCTTTAAATAACCAAAGGGTTCCTGTGTATGCTGATGGAAGTAATATTAGAGAATGGACATATGTAAAGGATTGTTGCAGCGCAATTTTTAAAGTCTTAAATGATGGCAAAGATTCCAACGTTTATAATATTGGTAGCGGGGAGGAGATGACCAATCTTAATCTTGTAAAAAAAATATTAAGTATTTTAGGAAAATCAGATGACCTTATAGAATTTGTAAAGGATAGACCTGGACATGATTTTCGATATTCGCTGAATACTGAAAAAATTTCAAAAGAGTTGGGGTGGAAACCATCCTTTTCGCTAGATCAGGGTTTAAAGGAAACTGTTCAATGGTATGTAGAAAACTATGCATGGTTAGAAAAGGAGGTTGCAAACTTAAAAGAGTATTGGAATAAAGTTTACAGGTCTAAATCATAG
- a CDS encoding nucleotide exchange factor GrpE codes for MSEIKIENNNGENKENKEGEEVKDYVETPVEDKDALIEKLQQEINDLQNKYLRSLADYDNLRKRTQREIEFRTSEIRRNFLAKILPNIDQLERALSYSDSENFKKGIEMVYKNLFEALKSENISKIDAEPGTIFNPLYHEVVFAEESDKPEGTILQELSAGYIYNNEVLIPSKVKVSRPPKKEGETLDEV; via the coding sequence ATGTCTGAAATAAAGATAGAAAACAATAACGGTGAAAATAAAGAGAATAAAGAGGGTGAAGAAGTAAAGGATTACGTTGAAACCCCAGTTGAGGATAAAGATGCTCTCATTGAAAAACTTCAACAAGAAATAAATGATTTACAAAATAAATATCTAAGAAGCCTGGCTGACTATGATAACTTAAGGAAAAGAACCCAAAGAGAAATAGAGTTTAGAACTAGCGAAATAAGAAGAAATTTTTTGGCAAAGATATTGCCAAACATTGATCAACTTGAAAGGGCTCTCTCTTATTCTGATTCCGAAAATTTTAAAAAAGGAATAGAGATGGTTTATAAGAATCTGTTTGAAGCTCTTAAATCAGAAAATATATCAAAAATTGATGCTGAGCCTGGAACTATTTTCAACCCTCTATATCATGAAGTTGTATTTGCAGAGGAATCAGATAAGCCTGAGGGAACCATACTCCAGGAGCTAAGTGCTGGATATATATATAACAATGAAGTATTAATTCCATCAAAAGTTAAAGTGAGTCGGCCGCCCAAAAAGGAAGGCGAAACTCTAGATGAAGTATAA
- a CDS encoding MerR family transcriptional regulator gives MPETSGFYAISIVSKMLSIHPQTIRRYEELGLICPKKLAGKTRVFSDEDIEILKKIQEFTKDLGINIAGVEVILRLSKRVEELESEVSRLNNLLKSISQEKEGENNESR, from the coding sequence ATGCCAGAAACAAGTGGCTTCTATGCTATAAGCATTGTTTCAAAAATGTTATCAATTCACCCACAGACAATAAGAAGATACGAAGAGTTAGGTTTAATTTGTCCAAAGAAACTTGCTGGTAAAACAAGAGTTTTTAGTGATGAGGATATAGAAATACTAAAAAAGATTCAAGAGTTTACAAAAGATCTTGGAATAAATATTGCAGGCGTTGAAGTTATTTTAAGATTGTCAAAGAGAGTAGAAGAGTTAGAATCAGAAGTCTCAAGGCTCAATAATTTGCTAAAAAGTATTTCTCAAGAGAAAGAAGGTGAAAATAATGAATCCAGATAA
- a CDS encoding cell division protein FtsX: MSKFRIYLREAIVSLSRGGGMAIASTISISFTMIIFGLILMLFLSLFQASNKIGDQVELLVFLKDNVSSQDINGLVGTISNMEGVSSVEFVSKHDAWEKFKKYFQNKINISDIKNPLPDTIKVRVKSPDYIAGLAKVISQFPQVDETRYPQQLLNALNILVQKITLIGSLLLIGFALASLVVISSTIKVSVLARREELEILELVGAEPNFIRMPYILEGSFIGFFSSLLAISFFIILSIFLSFAIANTAPPWSFFWPLDTSLWILMCLVVVIVGTFIGFLGSLISLKDVGKFSVTKDF; this comes from the coding sequence ATGAGTAAATTTAGAATATATTTAAGAGAAGCAATTGTTTCTTTAAGTAGGGGTGGGGGAATGGCAATAGCTTCTACTATTTCTATTTCTTTTACAATGATAATCTTTGGTTTGATCTTGATGCTCTTTTTGTCGTTGTTTCAAGCTTCAAATAAGATAGGTGATCAGGTAGAACTACTTGTATTTTTGAAAGATAACGTATCCAGTCAGGATATAAATGGGCTGGTTGGTACAATTTCTAATATGGAAGGAGTCTCTTCTGTTGAGTTTGTTTCAAAACACGATGCTTGGGAGAAATTTAAGAAGTATTTTCAAAACAAAATTAACATATCTGACATAAAAAATCCTCTACCTGATACTATAAAAGTGAGAGTAAAAAGCCCTGATTATATTGCAGGACTTGCAAAGGTTATCTCTCAGTTTCCACAGGTAGACGAAACAAGATATCCACAACAGCTTTTGAATGCACTTAACATTCTCGTTCAAAAAATTACACTCATAGGCTCACTTCTACTCATTGGTTTTGCACTTGCATCTCTTGTGGTTATTTCAAGTACTATAAAAGTATCTGTGCTAGCAAGGAGAGAAGAACTTGAGATATTGGAACTAGTAGGTGCTGAGCCGAATTTTATCAGAATGCCATATATTCTTGAAGGCAGCTTTATAGGATTTTTTTCTTCACTTTTAGCAATCTCTTTCTTTATTATTTTGTCAATCTTTTTAAGCTTTGCAATTGCAAACACTGCTCCTCCCTGGTCATTTTTCTGGCCATTGGATACGTCTTTGTGGATTCTAATGTGTCTGGTTGTTGTAATTGTAGGAACGTTTATAGGTTTTTTGGGAAGCTTAATTTCGCTTAAAGACGTTGGTAAATTTTCTGTTACTAAGGACTTTTAA
- a CDS encoding RluA family pseudouridine synthase: MNSNQIELFALPLFNKERLDQFLLNATKEESRSYYSKLIKEGLVRVNDKIVEKPSFIVKPYDKITLFLKPKEPLYIEYDKLNITVLYEDDYIIVINKERNMVVHPGPGNFRNTILNALINSINKDEFTDQERPGIVHRLDKETTGVLIIAKSEKIMRKLSEQFKNRQVKKTYLALVYGDVNYKEGFISMPIKRSKIHRQKMEVNLSGKVAFTEYSVINKGIFEKQIVSLLKVNIFTGRTHQIRVHMSYIGHPIVGDKKYSTKSCKNCPEIALHALKIEFLHPITNKIVSFKAPLPQDLQDFLKRCNINYDLDL, translated from the coding sequence ATGAATTCCAATCAAATAGAACTCTTTGCACTACCACTTTTCAATAAAGAAAGATTAGATCAGTTCCTCTTAAACGCCACAAAAGAGGAATCAAGAAGTTATTATTCGAAACTAATTAAAGAAGGTCTTGTAAGAGTAAACGATAAAATTGTCGAAAAACCCTCTTTCATCGTTAAGCCATACGATAAAATAACTCTCTTTCTAAAACCTAAAGAACCTCTCTATATAGAATACGATAAATTAAATATAACGGTTTTGTATGAAGATGATTACATTATAGTCATAAATAAGGAAAGAAACATGGTAGTACATCCGGGACCTGGAAATTTTAGAAATACTATACTTAATGCTTTAATTAACTCAATTAATAAAGATGAGTTTACAGATCAAGAAAGGCCTGGAATTGTTCACAGACTCGACAAGGAAACCACTGGAGTTTTAATAATAGCAAAATCAGAAAAAATAATGAGAAAACTTTCCGAACAATTCAAAAATCGTCAGGTAAAAAAAACTTATTTAGCTTTAGTCTATGGAGACGTAAATTATAAAGAAGGTTTCATTTCAATGCCAATTAAACGCTCAAAAATTCACAGACAAAAAATGGAAGTAAATTTATCCGGCAAGGTAGCTTTTACTGAGTATTCTGTTATTAACAAAGGTATTTTTGAAAAACAAATAGTTTCTCTATTAAAAGTGAATATCTTTACAGGAAGAACTCATCAAATAAGAGTTCATATGTCTTATATAGGTCACCCTATAGTAGGCGATAAAAAGTATTCAACAAAAAGCTGTAAAAATTGCCCTGAAATTGCCCTACACGCACTAAAAATAGAATTTTTACACCCAATCACAAATAAAATAGTAAGCTTCAAAGCCCCATTGCCTCAGGATTTGCAGGATTTTCTAAAAAGATGTAATATTAACTATGATTTAGACCTGTAA
- a CDS encoding uracil-DNA glycosylase: MYIPSLFDNLEEENKQKENSSKLKLSDILIEAKNCKKCKLSETRINVVFGEGPMNPDIMVIGEGPGETEDIQGLPFVGKAGQLLTKIFESVSLNRKDIYITNVVKCRPPGNRNPLPEEIEQCRPFLDAQIKILNPKIIILLGAVACKTILKNFSSITKIRGEIILQDNRYYIPMFHPSYLLRNASRSIGSPRWLTWKDIQKVKQFIEEN; the protein is encoded by the coding sequence TTGTACATACCCAGTTTGTTTGACAATCTAGAAGAAGAAAATAAACAAAAAGAGAACTCAAGCAAACTAAAACTTAGCGACATACTAATTGAAGCAAAGAATTGCAAAAAATGTAAGTTAAGTGAAACTCGTATAAACGTTGTTTTTGGCGAGGGACCTATGAATCCTGATATTATGGTTATCGGTGAGGGACCAGGAGAAACAGAAGACATCCAAGGACTGCCCTTTGTAGGAAAAGCAGGGCAACTCTTAACTAAAATCTTCGAATCCGTGAGCTTGAACAGAAAGGATATCTATATTACAAATGTTGTGAAATGTAGACCTCCAGGCAACAGGAATCCATTACCAGAAGAAATTGAGCAATGTAGACCCTTTTTAGATGCTCAAATAAAAATCTTAAATCCAAAAATAATAATTTTATTAGGTGCTGTCGCATGTAAAACAATCTTAAAAAATTTTTCTTCTATTACAAAAATTAGAGGCGAAATAATATTGCAAGATAATAGATACTATATACCAATGTTTCACCCTTCTTATTTGCTTAGAAATGCTAGTAGAAGCATTGGATCTCCACGATGGCTTACATGGAAAGATATCCAGAAAGTAAAACAGTTTATAGAAGAAAATTAA
- a CDS encoding DnaJ C-terminal domain-containing protein, translated as MKYKDYYKILGVDRNATEKEIKQAYKKLARKYHPDLPGGDAEKFKEINEAHEVLSNPEKRKIYDQMGSSWTGQGVGSQNFNFNGNFYTQYNINPGEFDNIFDLINSIFGSSSKRGFSSRGFSPFDFFGKQQNVRTDIGQDVESEVTISLSEYLHGTTKKVNLPYLNKDVELKIPAGVKEGSKIRFKGLGQNGGDLYLKIKIEKDPRFSIDGDNIKTTANISLFTALLGGEIPIDTPEGRVKVKVPAGSSSGTILRLKGLGALKHNKTRGDLLVNINVQVPKNLSNEEKEIVTKWAKLRGEK; from the coding sequence ATGAAGTATAAAGATTATTATAAAATTCTTGGTGTTGATAGAAACGCTACTGAAAAAGAAATAAAACAGGCATATAAGAAATTGGCCAGAAAATACCATCCTGATTTACCGGGCGGCGATGCAGAAAAGTTTAAAGAAATAAACGAAGCCCATGAAGTTCTATCAAATCCTGAAAAAAGAAAGATATATGACCAGATGGGTTCTTCATGGACAGGTCAGGGAGTAGGTAGTCAGAACTTTAATTTCAATGGCAATTTTTATACACAGTATAATATAAATCCTGGCGAATTTGATAACATATTTGATCTCATTAATAGTATTTTTGGCTCTTCCAGTAAAAGAGGTTTTTCTAGTAGAGGATTTTCGCCATTTGATTTTTTTGGAAAACAACAAAATGTTAGAACGGATATTGGTCAGGATGTAGAATCTGAGGTTACAATATCGTTGAGCGAATATTTACATGGTACTACAAAAAAGGTCAATTTACCCTATCTTAATAAGGATGTGGAATTAAAGATTCCTGCTGGAGTTAAAGAAGGTTCAAAGATTAGGTTTAAAGGTTTAGGCCAAAATGGTGGTGATCTATATTTAAAAATAAAGATCGAGAAGGATCCTAGGTTTTCTATTGATGGTGACAATATTAAGACTACAGCTAATATTTCTTTATTTACAGCTCTTCTTGGTGGAGAAATCCCAATAGACACTCCTGAGGGAAGAGTTAAGGTGAAAGTTCCTGCTGGTTCTTCATCCGGAACGATTCTTAGATTAAAGGGACTTGGTGCTCTTAAACATAACAAAACAAGAGGAGATTTGCTTGTAAATATAAATGTTCAAGTTCCAAAAAATCTTTCAAACGAAGAAAAAGAAATTGTTACAAAATGGGCTAAATTAAGGGGTGAAAAATAA
- the dnaK gene encoding molecular chaperone DnaK, whose product MSEKIVGIDLGTTNSVIAVVESGEPVVIPNSEGSRLTPSVVGFTKNGDRLVGQLARRQAVLNSDNTVYSAKRFIGHRFSEVAAERKRVAYEVVQGPNDSVRFRIPAINKELSPEEISSMVLMKLKTDAEAYLGTKITKAVITVPAYFNDSQRQATKDAGKIAGLDVVRIINEPTAAALAYGLDKKKNETVLVWDLGGGTFDVSILEVGDGVFEVKSTSGDTHLGGDDYDLALANYLADEFRKDQGIDLKADKQAWQRLLEAAEKAKIELSSMTSTNISLPFITADQTGPKHLEMSITRAKFEDITRHLTERCIAPFKQALDDAKLKIEDIDEIILVGGSTRMPAVQELVKRLTGKEPNKGVNPDEVVAVGAAIQGAVLAGEVKDIVLLDVTPLSLGIETLGGVFTKMIERNTTIPTKKSEIFTTAEDNQPAVEIHVLQGERAMARDNRTLARFRLEGLPPAPRGVPQIEVTFDIDANGILTVHAKDLGTGKEQKVTVTGASTLSKEEIDEMIKKAEQFAEEDRRIKEEADTRNQAESFAYSLEKTLRDIGDKISQDEKSKIENGISELRDLIKKNASKSEIEAKMNELKQLSYKLSEEIYKSSSSGASSGSTTTGSSGQGPQEGEVIDADFKKEN is encoded by the coding sequence ATGTCAGAGAAGATTGTCGGTATCGACTTAGGTACAACTAATTCTGTCATTGCTGTAGTTGAGAGCGGAGAACCAGTAGTCATTCCTAATAGTGAGGGCAGTAGGCTTACTCCTTCTGTAGTTGGCTTTACGAAGAATGGAGATAGATTAGTAGGCCAACTTGCAAGGAGACAAGCCGTACTTAATTCTGATAATACTGTTTATTCGGCCAAGAGATTTATTGGCCATCGTTTTTCGGAGGTTGCTGCTGAAAGAAAAAGAGTGGCTTATGAAGTCGTGCAGGGGCCGAATGATTCAGTAAGATTTAGAATTCCTGCCATAAACAAAGAGCTTTCGCCAGAAGAAATCTCTTCTATGGTTTTGATGAAATTAAAAACAGATGCTGAGGCTTATCTGGGTACAAAGATTACAAAAGCAGTAATTACTGTGCCTGCTTATTTTAACGATTCACAAAGGCAGGCTACAAAGGATGCTGGTAAGATTGCTGGTTTAGATGTGGTAAGAATTATTAACGAGCCTACCGCTGCAGCTCTTGCATATGGTTTGGATAAAAAGAAAAACGAGACTGTTCTCGTTTGGGACTTAGGCGGTGGAACGTTTGACGTGTCAATATTAGAGGTTGGAGATGGAGTATTTGAAGTAAAATCCACATCAGGTGATACGCACCTTGGCGGAGATGATTACGACCTTGCACTTGCAAACTACTTGGCAGATGAATTTAGAAAGGATCAGGGAATAGATCTAAAAGCCGATAAACAAGCTTGGCAAAGACTTCTTGAGGCAGCAGAAAAGGCGAAGATTGAACTGTCTTCAATGACCTCTACGAATATAAGTTTACCATTTATTACTGCAGATCAGACAGGGCCAAAACACCTTGAAATGAGCATTACTAGGGCAAAGTTTGAAGATATCACAAGACATCTCACAGAGAGATGTATCGCGCCTTTCAAGCAAGCTCTTGATGACGCAAAACTAAAGATTGAGGATATAGACGAGATCATTCTTGTTGGTGGTTCTACAAGGATGCCTGCAGTTCAAGAGCTGGTTAAGAGATTAACTGGAAAAGAGCCTAACAAGGGTGTAAATCCAGATGAAGTTGTAGCTGTTGGCGCTGCTATTCAGGGTGCTGTTCTTGCAGGGGAAGTAAAGGATATAGTCTTGTTAGATGTTACTCCTCTTTCTCTTGGAATTGAGACACTTGGTGGAGTGTTTACAAAGATGATCGAAAGAAATACCACTATTCCTACCAAGAAGAGTGAAATATTTACTACTGCTGAAGATAACCAACCTGCAGTGGAAATTCACGTTTTGCAGGGAGAAAGGGCAATGGCAAGAGACAACAGGACTCTTGCAAGATTTAGATTAGAAGGTCTGCCCCCTGCTCCAAGAGGCGTTCCTCAGATTGAGGTTACTTTTGACATAGATGCAAATGGTATATTAACGGTTCATGCAAAGGATCTTGGAACGGGTAAGGAACAAAAGGTTACTGTAACAGGTGCTTCTACTCTGTCCAAAGAAGAAATAGATGAAATGATTAAAAAGGCTGAACAATTTGCTGAGGAAGATAGAAGAATTAAAGAAGAAGCGGATACAAGGAACCAGGCTGAGAGTTTTGCTTATAGCTTAGAAAAAACTTTGAGGGATATTGGTGACAAAATCTCTCAAGATGAGAAGTCAAAGATAGAGAATGGAATTTCTGAGTTAAGAGATTTGATTAAGAAAAATGCAAGCAAGTCTGAAATTGAAGCTAAGATGAATGAACTAAAGCAACTAAGTTATAAGCTTAGTGAAGAAATATATAAGAGCAGTTCTTCAGGAGCTTCTTCTGGATCGACGACCACCGGTTCTTCTGGCCAAGGTCCACAAGAAGGAGAAGTGATAGATGCTGATTTCAAAAAGGAAAATTAA
- a CDS encoding NFACT RNA binding domain-containing protein encodes MSLNFDKSSFLENIYTVGINKIIELNEEKKKREFEAQKRKKIAYLEKKLENVKKDYEKNLHWKDIQSKAQNILNNLDKIDIVNNQYVLNGEVIGNTSKTPGKFASELFEKSKKMKSALSKIERMINSLESQIQKVKSEQPENLKVEKNAKDKKHKEKDKPKDYIKIDFDDYTIALVGKNANSNINLLKISNPNDWWFHTRNYPGSYVILKTTKRELDQTDVKRAAQICARFSKGKKEKEVEVVFTQVKYLTKPKGKKSGTIFYRNERTIFVSPEQEENF; translated from the coding sequence TTGTCTTTAAATTTTGATAAAAGCTCTTTTTTAGAAAATATCTATACAGTTGGTATAAATAAAATTATTGAGTTAAACGAAGAGAAGAAAAAAAGAGAGTTTGAAGCACAAAAAAGAAAAAAGATAGCATACCTGGAAAAAAAACTTGAAAATGTTAAAAAGGATTATGAAAAAAATTTACACTGGAAAGATATACAATCAAAAGCTCAAAATATTTTAAATAATTTAGATAAAATTGATATTGTAAATAACCAGTATGTTTTAAACGGTGAAGTCATTGGGAATACAAGCAAAACCCCAGGCAAGTTTGCAAGCGAATTATTTGAAAAATCAAAAAAAATGAAAAGCGCGCTATCAAAAATTGAAAGGATGATAAATTCTTTAGAATCTCAAATACAAAAAGTTAAATCTGAGCAACCTGAAAATTTAAAAGTAGAAAAAAATGCTAAAGATAAAAAACATAAAGAAAAGGATAAACCAAAGGATTACATAAAAATTGACTTTGATGACTACACTATTGCGTTGGTTGGAAAAAATGCTAACTCTAATATTAATCTGTTAAAGATTTCAAATCCAAATGATTGGTGGTTTCATACAAGAAATTATCCTGGAAGCTACGTAATTCTAAAAACCACAAAAAGGGAATTAGATCAAACAGATGTTAAGAGAGCTGCTCAAATTTGTGCTCGCTTTTCAAAGGGCAAGAAAGAAAAAGAAGTTGAAGTAGTTTTTACTCAAGTAAAATATCTTACAAAACCAAAAGGGAAAAAAAGCGGAACCATATTTTACAGAAATGAGAGGACAATCTTTGTATCACCAGAACAGGAAGAAAATTTTTAA